A single region of the Malaclemys terrapin pileata isolate rMalTer1 chromosome 2, rMalTer1.hap1, whole genome shotgun sequence genome encodes:
- the NEDD9 gene encoding enhancer of filamentation 1 isoform X3, with the protein MKYKNLMARALYDNVPECAEELAFRKGDILTVIEQNTEGLEGWWLCSLHGRQGIVPGNRVKLLIGPVQDSPSNQDTSNSRSMHHAYNQQKVYQMPSSQASTWDSVYQVPPSHLNQGIYQVPTGHGLQEQDVYQVPPSVQRSLGGTDGSPFNSKVVTPVRTGQGYVYEFPSKYQKDIYDTPPVRPSQGIYDVPPASVKGPVHPVPMGEAKAQGVYDIPPIKGIYDVPASACKEDTGLRENLLDFPSSVNHNARLEGVYDIPPPTTKELSKKFTSDVPLPNDLLSCKHSLYDIPVSHQNQFLGQQIAPQKDVYDTPRGVQFPGQQSGFSKSLNPEGREGVYDVPPQTTQDTKGLKDVTDGINRLSFSSTGSTRSNMSTSSTTSKESSFSASTSQDKRLILDPDTAIERLYWLQQTVETVVSNLMAFVNTDWRSYGYMEKNINEIHTAVEKVEQSLVEYLQFAKGATANASCLSEINLHNKMRRELQRLEDSHQILTQTSHDLNSYSWSLNILAVNKSQNKCDDLDRFVMVARTVPDDAKQLTTTISINAEMLFKQVSSSSRLKNVSENIMNTTDYAYNSPQNQLLHHREKTQDHGSSLPPFLSKDQHPPGITNEGSEKSWMDDYDYVHLQGKEEFERQQKELLEKENIIKQNKMQLEHHQINQFQQLEQEITKPVENDISKWKPPQSLQTASSTVGSQDRELLFFYSDQCETHFVSLLNATDAFFNCVSAAQPPRMFVAHSKFVILSAHKLVFIGDTLTRQVTTQDIRSKVMNSSNQLCELLKNIVMATKMAALYYPNPAALQEMVDRVTELSHRAQLFKRSLT; encoded by the exons AATCTTATGGCAAGAGCCTTGTATGATAATGTCCCAGAGTGCGCAGAGGAGCTGGCCTTCCGCAAAGGAGACATTTTGACAGTGATAGAACAGAACACTGAAGGGCTGGAAGGATGGTGGCTCTGCTCTTTACATGGCCGACAAGGCATTGTTCCAGGCAACCGGGTGAAACTTTTGATAGGCCCAGTACAGGATAGTCCGTCTAACCAGGACACATCCAATTCAAGATCAATGCATCATGCCTATAACCAGCAGAAAGTCTACCAAATGCCAAGCTCACAGGCTTCAACTTGGGACTCGGTATACCAGGTGCCACCTTCCCATCTGAATCAGGGCATCTACCAGGTACCTACTGGCCATGGTCTACAGGAGCAAGATGTTTACCAAGTCCCACCATCTGTGCAGAGAAGCTTGGGTGGTACTGATGGTTCACCTTTCAACAGCAAG GTAGTAACTCCAGTCAGGACAGGACAAGGTTATGTTTATGAGTTCCCTTCAAAATACCAGAAAGATATCTACGATACCCCTCCAGTTCGTCCTTCCCAAGGG ATATATGACGTTCCCCCTGCATCAGTTAAGGGGCCTGTGCATCCAGTCCCAATGGGAGAGGCAAAAGCTCAAGGGGTGTATGATATACCTCCTATAAAAGGG ATCTATGATGTTCCTGCATCTGCATGCAAAGAGGATACAGGGCTGAGGGAAAATTTGCTGGATTTCCCTTCTTCAGTGAACCATAATGCAAGACTAGAAGGAGTGTATGACATCCCTCCTCCCACTACCAAAGAACTTAGCAAGAAATTTACCTCTGACGTCCCTCTACCTAATGATTTATTATCATGCAAACATAGCCTATATGACATTCCAGTGAGCCATCAAAATCAATTTCTTGGTCAGCAGATTGCTCCTCAGAAGGATGTATACGATACCCCTCGTGGAGTTCAATTTCCTGGACAGCAGTCGGGATTCAGCAAAAGTCTAAATccagagggaagggaaggtgtGTATGATGTGCCACCACAGACTACACAAGACACTAAAGGATTGAAAGATGTGACAGATGGGATAAATAGATTGTCTTTCTCCAGTACGGGCAGCACTAGGAGTAACATGTCTACATCTTCCACAACTTCAAAGGAGTCTTCTTTTTCAGCCTCAACTTCTCAGGACAAACGATTAATACTAGATCCAGACACAGCCATAGAGAGACTTTATTGGCTTCAGCAGACAGTGGAGACTGTGGTCTCTAATCTCATGGCCTTTGTTAACACAGACTGGCGGTCTTATGGGTACATGGAGAAAAATATCAATGAAATCCACACTGCCGTGGAGAAAGTAGAGCAGTCATTGGTGGAGTATCTTCAGTTTGCAAAAGGAGCAACAGCCAATGCTTCCTGTCTCTCAGAAATCAATCTCCATAACAAAATGAGAAGGGAGCTGCAAAGATTGGAGGATTCTCACCAGATCTTAACCCAGACCAGTCATGACCTGAATAGCTACAGCTGGTCATTGAACATCTTGGCGGTCAACAAATCCCAAAACAAATGTGATGATCTAGACCGATTTGTTATGGTGGCAAGGACAGTCCCAGATGATGCCAAGCAATTGACCACCACTATCAGCATCAATGCAGAGATGCTATTCAAACAGGTATCAAGCAGTTCACGTTTAAAGAATGTTTCAGAGAACATTATGAACACAACTGACTATGCATACAACAGCCCCCAGAATCAGTTGTTACACCACAGAGAGAAAACTCAGGACCACGGCAGTTCTTTGCCCCCATTTCTGAGTAAAGACCAGCATCCCCCTGGTATCACTAATGAGGGCTCTGAGAAGAGCTGGATGGATGATTATGATTACGTTCACCTACAG GGAAAAGAGGAGTTTGAAAGACAACAGAAAGAGCttctagaaaaagaaaatatcatcAAGCAGAACAAGATGCAGCTGGAGCATCATCAG ATCAATCAGTTCCAGCAACTGGAGCAAGAGATCACAAAGCCTGTGGAGAatgacatttcaaaatggaaGCCGCCTCAGAGTCTGCAAACTGCAAGCAGCACTGTGGGCTCTCAAGACCGAGAGCTGCTCTTCTTTTATTCTGACCAGTGCGAGACTCATTTTGTGTCTCTCCTAAATGCCACTGATGCCTTTTTTAACTGTGTCAGTGCTGCTCAGCCACCAAGGATGTTCGTCGCTCACAGCAAGTTTGTCATTTTAAGCGCTCATAAACTGGTGTTCATCGGGGACACACTCACAAGGCAAGTGACTACTCAGGATATCCGCAGCAAAGTGATGAACTCCAGCAACCAGCTGTGTGAATTGCTAAAGAACATTGTTATGGCAACCAAGATGGCTGCTTTGTATTATCCCAACCCAGCTGCCCTGCAGGAGATGGTCGACCGAGTAACAGAACTGTCTCATCGCGCACAGCTGTTTAAACGCTCTCTG acctaG
- the NEDD9 gene encoding enhancer of filamentation 1 isoform X2 yields MNLMARALYDNVPECAEELAFRKGDILTVIEQNTEGLEGWWLCSLHGRQGIVPGNRVKLLIGPVQDSPSNQDTSNSRSMHHAYNQQKVYQMPSSQASTWDSVYQVPPSHLNQGIYQVPTGHGLQEQDVYQVPPSVQRSLGGTDGSPFNSKVVTPVRTGQGYVYEFPSKYQKDIYDTPPVRPSQGIYDVPPASVKGPVHPVPMGEAKAQGVYDIPPIKGIYDVPASACKEDTGLRENLLDFPSSVNHNARLEGVYDIPPPTTKELSKKFTSDVPLPNDLLSCKHSLYDIPVSHQNQFLGQQIAPQKDVYDTPRGVQFPGQQSGFSKSLNPEGREGVYDVPPQTTQDTKGLKDVTDGINRLSFSSTGSTRSNMSTSSTTSKESSFSASTSQDKRLILDPDTAIERLYWLQQTVETVVSNLMAFVNTDWRSYGYMEKNINEIHTAVEKVEQSLVEYLQFAKGATANASCLSEINLHNKMRRELQRLEDSHQILTQTSHDLNSYSWSLNILAVNKSQNKCDDLDRFVMVARTVPDDAKQLTTTISINAEMLFKQVSSSSRLKNVSENIMNTTDYAYNSPQNQLLHHREKTQDHGSSLPPFLSKDQHPPGITNEGSEKSWMDDYDYVHLQGKEEFERQQKELLEKENIIKQNKMQLEHHQINQFQQLEQEITKPVENDISKWKPPQSLQTASSTVGSQDRELLFFYSDQCETHFVSLLNATDAFFNCVSAAQPPRMFVAHSKFVILSAHKLVFIGDTLTRQVTTQDIRSKVMNSSNQLCELLKNIVMATKMAALYYPNPAALQEMVDRVTELSHRAQLFKRSLVQMASF; encoded by the exons AATCTTATGGCAAGAGCCTTGTATGATAATGTCCCAGAGTGCGCAGAGGAGCTGGCCTTCCGCAAAGGAGACATTTTGACAGTGATAGAACAGAACACTGAAGGGCTGGAAGGATGGTGGCTCTGCTCTTTACATGGCCGACAAGGCATTGTTCCAGGCAACCGGGTGAAACTTTTGATAGGCCCAGTACAGGATAGTCCGTCTAACCAGGACACATCCAATTCAAGATCAATGCATCATGCCTATAACCAGCAGAAAGTCTACCAAATGCCAAGCTCACAGGCTTCAACTTGGGACTCGGTATACCAGGTGCCACCTTCCCATCTGAATCAGGGCATCTACCAGGTACCTACTGGCCATGGTCTACAGGAGCAAGATGTTTACCAAGTCCCACCATCTGTGCAGAGAAGCTTGGGTGGTACTGATGGTTCACCTTTCAACAGCAAG GTAGTAACTCCAGTCAGGACAGGACAAGGTTATGTTTATGAGTTCCCTTCAAAATACCAGAAAGATATCTACGATACCCCTCCAGTTCGTCCTTCCCAAGGG ATATATGACGTTCCCCCTGCATCAGTTAAGGGGCCTGTGCATCCAGTCCCAATGGGAGAGGCAAAAGCTCAAGGGGTGTATGATATACCTCCTATAAAAGGG ATCTATGATGTTCCTGCATCTGCATGCAAAGAGGATACAGGGCTGAGGGAAAATTTGCTGGATTTCCCTTCTTCAGTGAACCATAATGCAAGACTAGAAGGAGTGTATGACATCCCTCCTCCCACTACCAAAGAACTTAGCAAGAAATTTACCTCTGACGTCCCTCTACCTAATGATTTATTATCATGCAAACATAGCCTATATGACATTCCAGTGAGCCATCAAAATCAATTTCTTGGTCAGCAGATTGCTCCTCAGAAGGATGTATACGATACCCCTCGTGGAGTTCAATTTCCTGGACAGCAGTCGGGATTCAGCAAAAGTCTAAATccagagggaagggaaggtgtGTATGATGTGCCACCACAGACTACACAAGACACTAAAGGATTGAAAGATGTGACAGATGGGATAAATAGATTGTCTTTCTCCAGTACGGGCAGCACTAGGAGTAACATGTCTACATCTTCCACAACTTCAAAGGAGTCTTCTTTTTCAGCCTCAACTTCTCAGGACAAACGATTAATACTAGATCCAGACACAGCCATAGAGAGACTTTATTGGCTTCAGCAGACAGTGGAGACTGTGGTCTCTAATCTCATGGCCTTTGTTAACACAGACTGGCGGTCTTATGGGTACATGGAGAAAAATATCAATGAAATCCACACTGCCGTGGAGAAAGTAGAGCAGTCATTGGTGGAGTATCTTCAGTTTGCAAAAGGAGCAACAGCCAATGCTTCCTGTCTCTCAGAAATCAATCTCCATAACAAAATGAGAAGGGAGCTGCAAAGATTGGAGGATTCTCACCAGATCTTAACCCAGACCAGTCATGACCTGAATAGCTACAGCTGGTCATTGAACATCTTGGCGGTCAACAAATCCCAAAACAAATGTGATGATCTAGACCGATTTGTTATGGTGGCAAGGACAGTCCCAGATGATGCCAAGCAATTGACCACCACTATCAGCATCAATGCAGAGATGCTATTCAAACAGGTATCAAGCAGTTCACGTTTAAAGAATGTTTCAGAGAACATTATGAACACAACTGACTATGCATACAACAGCCCCCAGAATCAGTTGTTACACCACAGAGAGAAAACTCAGGACCACGGCAGTTCTTTGCCCCCATTTCTGAGTAAAGACCAGCATCCCCCTGGTATCACTAATGAGGGCTCTGAGAAGAGCTGGATGGATGATTATGATTACGTTCACCTACAG GGAAAAGAGGAGTTTGAAAGACAACAGAAAGAGCttctagaaaaagaaaatatcatcAAGCAGAACAAGATGCAGCTGGAGCATCATCAG ATCAATCAGTTCCAGCAACTGGAGCAAGAGATCACAAAGCCTGTGGAGAatgacatttcaaaatggaaGCCGCCTCAGAGTCTGCAAACTGCAAGCAGCACTGTGGGCTCTCAAGACCGAGAGCTGCTCTTCTTTTATTCTGACCAGTGCGAGACTCATTTTGTGTCTCTCCTAAATGCCACTGATGCCTTTTTTAACTGTGTCAGTGCTGCTCAGCCACCAAGGATGTTCGTCGCTCACAGCAAGTTTGTCATTTTAAGCGCTCATAAACTGGTGTTCATCGGGGACACACTCACAAGGCAAGTGACTACTCAGGATATCCGCAGCAAAGTGATGAACTCCAGCAACCAGCTGTGTGAATTGCTAAAGAACATTGTTATGGCAACCAAGATGGCTGCTTTGTATTATCCCAACCCAGCTGCCCTGCAGGAGATGGTCGACCGAGTAACAGAACTGTCTCATCGCGCACAGCTGTTTAAACGCTCTCTGGTACAGATGGCATcattctga
- the NEDD9 gene encoding enhancer of filamentation 1 isoform X1, with amino-acid sequence MKYKNLMARALYDNVPECAEELAFRKGDILTVIEQNTEGLEGWWLCSLHGRQGIVPGNRVKLLIGPVQDSPSNQDTSNSRSMHHAYNQQKVYQMPSSQASTWDSVYQVPPSHLNQGIYQVPTGHGLQEQDVYQVPPSVQRSLGGTDGSPFNSKVVTPVRTGQGYVYEFPSKYQKDIYDTPPVRPSQGIYDVPPASVKGPVHPVPMGEAKAQGVYDIPPIKGIYDVPASACKEDTGLRENLLDFPSSVNHNARLEGVYDIPPPTTKELSKKFTSDVPLPNDLLSCKHSLYDIPVSHQNQFLGQQIAPQKDVYDTPRGVQFPGQQSGFSKSLNPEGREGVYDVPPQTTQDTKGLKDVTDGINRLSFSSTGSTRSNMSTSSTTSKESSFSASTSQDKRLILDPDTAIERLYWLQQTVETVVSNLMAFVNTDWRSYGYMEKNINEIHTAVEKVEQSLVEYLQFAKGATANASCLSEINLHNKMRRELQRLEDSHQILTQTSHDLNSYSWSLNILAVNKSQNKCDDLDRFVMVARTVPDDAKQLTTTISINAEMLFKQVSSSSRLKNVSENIMNTTDYAYNSPQNQLLHHREKTQDHGSSLPPFLSKDQHPPGITNEGSEKSWMDDYDYVHLQGKEEFERQQKELLEKENIIKQNKMQLEHHQINQFQQLEQEITKPVENDISKWKPPQSLQTASSTVGSQDRELLFFYSDQCETHFVSLLNATDAFFNCVSAAQPPRMFVAHSKFVILSAHKLVFIGDTLTRQVTTQDIRSKVMNSSNQLCELLKNIVMATKMAALYYPNPAALQEMVDRVTELSHRAQLFKRSLVQMASF; translated from the exons AATCTTATGGCAAGAGCCTTGTATGATAATGTCCCAGAGTGCGCAGAGGAGCTGGCCTTCCGCAAAGGAGACATTTTGACAGTGATAGAACAGAACACTGAAGGGCTGGAAGGATGGTGGCTCTGCTCTTTACATGGCCGACAAGGCATTGTTCCAGGCAACCGGGTGAAACTTTTGATAGGCCCAGTACAGGATAGTCCGTCTAACCAGGACACATCCAATTCAAGATCAATGCATCATGCCTATAACCAGCAGAAAGTCTACCAAATGCCAAGCTCACAGGCTTCAACTTGGGACTCGGTATACCAGGTGCCACCTTCCCATCTGAATCAGGGCATCTACCAGGTACCTACTGGCCATGGTCTACAGGAGCAAGATGTTTACCAAGTCCCACCATCTGTGCAGAGAAGCTTGGGTGGTACTGATGGTTCACCTTTCAACAGCAAG GTAGTAACTCCAGTCAGGACAGGACAAGGTTATGTTTATGAGTTCCCTTCAAAATACCAGAAAGATATCTACGATACCCCTCCAGTTCGTCCTTCCCAAGGG ATATATGACGTTCCCCCTGCATCAGTTAAGGGGCCTGTGCATCCAGTCCCAATGGGAGAGGCAAAAGCTCAAGGGGTGTATGATATACCTCCTATAAAAGGG ATCTATGATGTTCCTGCATCTGCATGCAAAGAGGATACAGGGCTGAGGGAAAATTTGCTGGATTTCCCTTCTTCAGTGAACCATAATGCAAGACTAGAAGGAGTGTATGACATCCCTCCTCCCACTACCAAAGAACTTAGCAAGAAATTTACCTCTGACGTCCCTCTACCTAATGATTTATTATCATGCAAACATAGCCTATATGACATTCCAGTGAGCCATCAAAATCAATTTCTTGGTCAGCAGATTGCTCCTCAGAAGGATGTATACGATACCCCTCGTGGAGTTCAATTTCCTGGACAGCAGTCGGGATTCAGCAAAAGTCTAAATccagagggaagggaaggtgtGTATGATGTGCCACCACAGACTACACAAGACACTAAAGGATTGAAAGATGTGACAGATGGGATAAATAGATTGTCTTTCTCCAGTACGGGCAGCACTAGGAGTAACATGTCTACATCTTCCACAACTTCAAAGGAGTCTTCTTTTTCAGCCTCAACTTCTCAGGACAAACGATTAATACTAGATCCAGACACAGCCATAGAGAGACTTTATTGGCTTCAGCAGACAGTGGAGACTGTGGTCTCTAATCTCATGGCCTTTGTTAACACAGACTGGCGGTCTTATGGGTACATGGAGAAAAATATCAATGAAATCCACACTGCCGTGGAGAAAGTAGAGCAGTCATTGGTGGAGTATCTTCAGTTTGCAAAAGGAGCAACAGCCAATGCTTCCTGTCTCTCAGAAATCAATCTCCATAACAAAATGAGAAGGGAGCTGCAAAGATTGGAGGATTCTCACCAGATCTTAACCCAGACCAGTCATGACCTGAATAGCTACAGCTGGTCATTGAACATCTTGGCGGTCAACAAATCCCAAAACAAATGTGATGATCTAGACCGATTTGTTATGGTGGCAAGGACAGTCCCAGATGATGCCAAGCAATTGACCACCACTATCAGCATCAATGCAGAGATGCTATTCAAACAGGTATCAAGCAGTTCACGTTTAAAGAATGTTTCAGAGAACATTATGAACACAACTGACTATGCATACAACAGCCCCCAGAATCAGTTGTTACACCACAGAGAGAAAACTCAGGACCACGGCAGTTCTTTGCCCCCATTTCTGAGTAAAGACCAGCATCCCCCTGGTATCACTAATGAGGGCTCTGAGAAGAGCTGGATGGATGATTATGATTACGTTCACCTACAG GGAAAAGAGGAGTTTGAAAGACAACAGAAAGAGCttctagaaaaagaaaatatcatcAAGCAGAACAAGATGCAGCTGGAGCATCATCAG ATCAATCAGTTCCAGCAACTGGAGCAAGAGATCACAAAGCCTGTGGAGAatgacatttcaaaatggaaGCCGCCTCAGAGTCTGCAAACTGCAAGCAGCACTGTGGGCTCTCAAGACCGAGAGCTGCTCTTCTTTTATTCTGACCAGTGCGAGACTCATTTTGTGTCTCTCCTAAATGCCACTGATGCCTTTTTTAACTGTGTCAGTGCTGCTCAGCCACCAAGGATGTTCGTCGCTCACAGCAAGTTTGTCATTTTAAGCGCTCATAAACTGGTGTTCATCGGGGACACACTCACAAGGCAAGTGACTACTCAGGATATCCGCAGCAAAGTGATGAACTCCAGCAACCAGCTGTGTGAATTGCTAAAGAACATTGTTATGGCAACCAAGATGGCTGCTTTGTATTATCCCAACCCAGCTGCCCTGCAGGAGATGGTCGACCGAGTAACAGAACTGTCTCATCGCGCACAGCTGTTTAAACGCTCTCTGGTACAGATGGCATcattctga